Proteins encoded by one window of Bactrocera oleae isolate idBacOlea1 chromosome 4, idBacOlea1, whole genome shotgun sequence:
- the LOC106627209 gene encoding uncharacterized protein isoform X7 has protein sequence MKALNHTTTTTTNGNEEHAEQRESETAATAVDDNKDTAESDIVENKTKNEQSEETEKVEARKVESEKKTIEESETKAKEEDGQKNEGTENQVDTEEKSETVERKEVENTKDDEKETKVKENKIKDETANTESKIEETQVSELSIEPRIESGDTQMKEEKEQKPMGEKEQEQTEAEAEAKSGDKIESEVVEVQHVGEQAEDHKSDLEVNELDQKFKDVVDEIAPLDTTEAVKEILKEQKHEHENENEAATDSENETNNGYESDNEPAPDTASEHEAESEAENDDEVQVITDPQTAEKLDENHNEDKYGNGDVASSPTSSLAIEGFVSGASEDNRVQSQSAAYVHEQSDVRGAIEAGDMEQLAQIVLNGDGKKLMNMQSNNPDIQAFLSNVPNYMSKIRRVHEAAREGSLLALQQALDRRKFAIAKDDISPNGATPLHVAVLFGNTDIVRYLAARFPETTTITDNDGRTALHYAATINDNGHFYNVLTQLGANSKALDKLGNTPEFYQNKDEEAKDILNYKKLLSNFGAEELEDELLNDQGQAENGGSQMNPIFKTEQGKYLANNLADPLIKALTEIANKRPEDPVAFLANYLQNYLHKRDPTETSNSGKTNSTATITSHTGMVRRTGTGLRGDSNINGDEDRIEEDHISNADEDEETLANVDDRDEHGQSMLHFACARSHRRGALMHLIEESNIDITYRDELYRTARDVSLQANQPSNAKDIDRYVLSLAVIGDVKPFEMLAAEGYDHIVDITDDNELSIVEIAVEREHEELANFLRNLRTLEELREELHQMIRDGNVGRAKEIVAEPNGKWLLKAKNYYGRTALHIAVLKENEEVVEHFVNIYPEALKIGDNLERTVLHYAMGTNAIESLSRILIQKGAKRTTKDLKGRQPSYYFMNKADILRLQEEEEENR, from the exons ATGAAAGCtttaaatcacacaacaacaacaacaacaaatgggaATGAAGAGCATGCGGAGCAGAGAGAGAGTGAGACAGCGGCAACAGCTGTTGACGATAACAAGGATACGGCAGAGAGCGATATTGTTGAAAATAAGACGAAAAATGAGCAAAGTGAGGAGACAGAGAAGGTAGAAGCGAGAAAAgttgaaagtgaaaagaaaaCTATCGAAGAGAGTGAAACTAAGGCCAAAGAGGAAGATGGACAAAAAAACGAAGGTACGGAAAATCAAGTAGACACAGAAGAGAAGTCAGAAACAGTTGAAAGGAAAGAAGTAGAAAATACGAAGGATGATGAAAAAGAAACCAaggttaaagaaaataaaataaaggatGAAACAGCAAATACTGAGAGTAAAATAGAAGAGACACAGGTCTCCGAGTTGTCGATAGAGCCTCGCATTGAGAGTGGAGACACGCAAATGAAAGAAGAAAAGGAACAGAAACCAATGGGTGAGAAAGAGCAAGAACAAACAGAAGCGGAAGCGGAAGCAAAGAGCGGCGATAAGATAGAGAGTGAAGTTGTCGAAGTACAGCATGTTGGAGAGCAAGCTGAAGATCATAAAAGCGATTTAGAAGTAAATGAGTTGGACCAAAAGTTTAAAGACGTAGTTGACGAAATAGCACCGCTCGATACCACAGAGGCAGTAaaggaaatattaaaagaa CAAAAACACGAACATGAAAACGAAAACGAAGCAGCAACAGACAGTGAAAATGAAACTAATAACGGATACGAATCGGATAATGAACCCGCACCCGATACCGCATCCGAACACGAAGCCGAGTCTGAAGCCGAAAACGACGACGAGGTGCAAGTAATTACAGATCCACAAACAGCCGAAAAGCTGGATGAAAATCACAACGAAGATAAATATGGCAACGGTGATGTCGCCAGTTCGCCGACCTCATCGCTGGCCATTGAGGGCTTTGTGAGTGGCGCGTCGGAGGATAATAGAGTTCAGTCGCAATCCGCTGCTTACGTACACGAA CAGTCAGATGTACGCGGAGCCATCGAGGCCGGTGACATGGAACAATTAGCGCAAATTGTACTCAACGGTGATGGTAAAAAGCTGATGAATATGCAGTCCAATAATCCGGACATACAGGCGTTTCTCAGTAATGTGCCCAATTATATG AGCAAAATTCGACGTGTGCATGAAGCGGCTCGCGAAGGTAGCCTGTTGGCTTTGCAACAAGCTTTGGATCGACGAAAGTTTGCCATTGCTAAGGATGATATCTCACCTAATGGTGCAACACCACTGCATGTGGCCGTGCTCTTTGGTAATACAG ATATTGTGCGGTATTTGGCGGCACGTTTTCCAGAAACCACCACAATCACCGACAATGATGGACGTACAGCGCTACATTATGCCGCCACAATTAATGATAATGGACACTTTTACAATGTACTCACACAGCTTGGTGCCAACAGTAAAGCTTTGGATAAG CTTGGGAACACGCCTGAGTTCTATCAAAATAAAGACGAAGAAGCCAAAGATATACTCAACTATAAAAAGTTATTGAGCAATTTTGGCGCAGAAGAGCTCGAGGATGAACTGCTGAATGATCAAG GTCAAGCTGAAAATGGCGGCAGTCAAATGAACCCCATTTTTAAAACGGAGCAAGGCAAATATTTAGCGAACA ATCTCGCTGATCCGCTCATTAAAGCTCTCACGGAAATCGCCAACAAACGGCCGGAAGACCCCGTTGCATTTCTCGCTAATTATCTGCAAAATTATCTACACAAGCGCGATCCCACAGAGACGAGTAATAGTGGCAAGACAAATTCCACCGCAACAATAACGTCCCACACAGGCATGGTGCGACGCACGGGCACGGGTTTGCGCGGTGACAGCAATATAAATGGCGATGAGGATCGCATTGAAGAAGATCACATTTCGAATGCCGATGAGGACGAGGAAACGCTAGCAAATGTTGATGATCGCGATGAGCATGGACAAAGTATGCTACATTTCGCATGTGCGCGTTCACATCGACGCGGTGCGCTAATGCATCTAATTGAGGAATCGAATATCGATATAACATATCGAGATGAATTGTATCGAACGGCGCGTGATGTATCGCTACAGGCGAATCAACCATCGAATGCGAAAGATATCGATCGTTATGTGTTATCGCTAGCTGTGATTG GTGATGTTAAGCCATTCGAAATGCTCGCTGCGGAAGGCTATGATCACATCGTAGACATTACCGACGACAACGAATTAAGTATAGTGGAAATAGCTGTCGAGCGTGAACACGAAGAGCTTGCGAACTTTCTACGCAATCTACGCACATTGGAG GAATTGCGCGAAGAATTACATCAAATGATAAGAGACGGTAATGTCGGACGTGCGAAGGAAATCGTAGCAGAGCCGAATGGCAAATGGCTCTTAAAAGCCAAAAACTACTATG GACGCACAGCTTTGCATATAGCAGTTTTGAAAGAGAACGAAGAAGTCGTGGaacattttgtaaatatctaTCCGGAAGCTCTGAAGATTGGTGATAAT CTGGAACGCACTGTCTTGCACTATGCCATGGGCACGAATGCCATCGAAAGCTTAAGTCGCATACTCATACAAAAAGGTGCCAAGCGTACAACTAAAGATCTGAAAGGACGTCAGCCAAGTTATTACTTTATGAATAAAGCCGATATTTTGCGTTTGCAAGAGGAAGAGGAGGAGAACCGTTAA
- the LOC106627209 gene encoding titin homolog isoform X6: MVASISTTEEQHAVAVINGNGDDSAPQTPAKDDEEAKDYAAEGFEEDTPLTNGATETNDVNGHDIAKAKAESEDAEVVEADGEAAVDADAEAEAPANVTADVEADADAIPEVEATEAKTNMKALNHTTTTTTNGNEEHAEQRESETAATAVDDNKDTAESDIVENKTKNEQSEETEKVEARKVESEKKTIEESETKAKEEDGQKNEGTENQVDTEEKSETVERKEVENTKDDEKETKVKENKIKDETANTESKIEETQVSELSIEPRIESGDTQMKEEKEQKPMGEKEQEQTEAEAEAKSGDKIESEVVEVQHVGEQAEDHKSDLEVNELDQKFKDVVDEIAPLDTTEAVKEILKEQKHEHENENEAATDSENETNNGYESDNEPAPDTASEHEAESEAENDDEVQVITDPQTAEKLDENHNEDKYGNGDVASSPTSSLAIEGFVSGASEDNRVQSQSAAYVHEQSDVRGAIEAGDMEQLAQIVLNGDGKKLMNMQSNNPDIQAFLSNVPNYMSKIRRVHEAAREGSLLALQQALDRRKFAIAKDDISPNGATPLHVAVLFGNTDIVRYLAARFPETTTITDNDGRTALHYAATINDNGHFYNVLTQLGANSKALDKLGNTPEFYQNKDEEAKDILNYKKLLSNFGAEELEDELLNDQGQAENGGSQMNPIFKTEQGKYLANNLADPLIKALTEIANKRPEDPVAFLANYLQNYLHKRDPTETSNSGKTNSTATITSHTGMVRRTGTGLRGDSNINGDEDRIEEDHISNADEDEETLANVDDRDEHGQSMLHFACARSHRRGALMHLIEESNIDITYRDELYRTARDVSLQANQPSNAKDIDRYVLSLAVIGDVKPFEMLAAEGYDHIVDITDDNELSIVEIAVEREHEELANFLRNLRTLEELREELHQMIRDGNVGRAKEIVAEPNGKWLLKAKNYYGRTALHIAVLKENEEVVEHFVNIYPEALKIGDNLERTVLHYAMGTNAIESLSRILIQKGAKRTTKDLKGRQPSYYFMNKADILRLQEEEEENR; the protein is encoded by the exons ATGGTGGCAAG CATAAGCACCACGGAAGAACAACACGCCGTAGCTGTTATCAATGGCAATGGTGATGACTCAGCACCACAAACGCCAGCAAAAGATGACGAAGAAGCAAAAGATTATGCAGCGGAGGGTTTTGAAGAAGACACACCACTGACAAATGGTGCGACAGAAACAAACGACGTCAATGGACATGACATAGCTAAGGCAAAAGCCGAATCTGAGGACGCTGAAGTTGTAGAGGCTGATGGCGAAGCTGCGGTAGATGCAGATGCTGAGGCAGAAGCTCCGGCTAATGTTACGGCTGACGTCGAAGCCGATGCTGATGCCATTCCAGAGGTAGAAGCCACAGAAGCGAAG ACTAATATGAAAGCtttaaatcacacaacaacaacaacaacaaatgggaATGAAGAGCATGCGGAGCAGAGAGAGAGTGAGACAGCGGCAACAGCTGTTGACGATAACAAGGATACGGCAGAGAGCGATATTGTTGAAAATAAGACGAAAAATGAGCAAAGTGAGGAGACAGAGAAGGTAGAAGCGAGAAAAgttgaaagtgaaaagaaaaCTATCGAAGAGAGTGAAACTAAGGCCAAAGAGGAAGATGGACAAAAAAACGAAGGTACGGAAAATCAAGTAGACACAGAAGAGAAGTCAGAAACAGTTGAAAGGAAAGAAGTAGAAAATACGAAGGATGATGAAAAAGAAACCAaggttaaagaaaataaaataaaggatGAAACAGCAAATACTGAGAGTAAAATAGAAGAGACACAGGTCTCCGAGTTGTCGATAGAGCCTCGCATTGAGAGTGGAGACACGCAAATGAAAGAAGAAAAGGAACAGAAACCAATGGGTGAGAAAGAGCAAGAACAAACAGAAGCGGAAGCGGAAGCAAAGAGCGGCGATAAGATAGAGAGTGAAGTTGTCGAAGTACAGCATGTTGGAGAGCAAGCTGAAGATCATAAAAGCGATTTAGAAGTAAATGAGTTGGACCAAAAGTTTAAAGACGTAGTTGACGAAATAGCACCGCTCGATACCACAGAGGCAGTAaaggaaatattaaaagaa CAAAAACACGAACATGAAAACGAAAACGAAGCAGCAACAGACAGTGAAAATGAAACTAATAACGGATACGAATCGGATAATGAACCCGCACCCGATACCGCATCCGAACACGAAGCCGAGTCTGAAGCCGAAAACGACGACGAGGTGCAAGTAATTACAGATCCACAAACAGCCGAAAAGCTGGATGAAAATCACAACGAAGATAAATATGGCAACGGTGATGTCGCCAGTTCGCCGACCTCATCGCTGGCCATTGAGGGCTTTGTGAGTGGCGCGTCGGAGGATAATAGAGTTCAGTCGCAATCCGCTGCTTACGTACACGAA CAGTCAGATGTACGCGGAGCCATCGAGGCCGGTGACATGGAACAATTAGCGCAAATTGTACTCAACGGTGATGGTAAAAAGCTGATGAATATGCAGTCCAATAATCCGGACATACAGGCGTTTCTCAGTAATGTGCCCAATTATATG AGCAAAATTCGACGTGTGCATGAAGCGGCTCGCGAAGGTAGCCTGTTGGCTTTGCAACAAGCTTTGGATCGACGAAAGTTTGCCATTGCTAAGGATGATATCTCACCTAATGGTGCAACACCACTGCATGTGGCCGTGCTCTTTGGTAATACAG ATATTGTGCGGTATTTGGCGGCACGTTTTCCAGAAACCACCACAATCACCGACAATGATGGACGTACAGCGCTACATTATGCCGCCACAATTAATGATAATGGACACTTTTACAATGTACTCACACAGCTTGGTGCCAACAGTAAAGCTTTGGATAAG CTTGGGAACACGCCTGAGTTCTATCAAAATAAAGACGAAGAAGCCAAAGATATACTCAACTATAAAAAGTTATTGAGCAATTTTGGCGCAGAAGAGCTCGAGGATGAACTGCTGAATGATCAAG GTCAAGCTGAAAATGGCGGCAGTCAAATGAACCCCATTTTTAAAACGGAGCAAGGCAAATATTTAGCGAACA ATCTCGCTGATCCGCTCATTAAAGCTCTCACGGAAATCGCCAACAAACGGCCGGAAGACCCCGTTGCATTTCTCGCTAATTATCTGCAAAATTATCTACACAAGCGCGATCCCACAGAGACGAGTAATAGTGGCAAGACAAATTCCACCGCAACAATAACGTCCCACACAGGCATGGTGCGACGCACGGGCACGGGTTTGCGCGGTGACAGCAATATAAATGGCGATGAGGATCGCATTGAAGAAGATCACATTTCGAATGCCGATGAGGACGAGGAAACGCTAGCAAATGTTGATGATCGCGATGAGCATGGACAAAGTATGCTACATTTCGCATGTGCGCGTTCACATCGACGCGGTGCGCTAATGCATCTAATTGAGGAATCGAATATCGATATAACATATCGAGATGAATTGTATCGAACGGCGCGTGATGTATCGCTACAGGCGAATCAACCATCGAATGCGAAAGATATCGATCGTTATGTGTTATCGCTAGCTGTGATTG GTGATGTTAAGCCATTCGAAATGCTCGCTGCGGAAGGCTATGATCACATCGTAGACATTACCGACGACAACGAATTAAGTATAGTGGAAATAGCTGTCGAGCGTGAACACGAAGAGCTTGCGAACTTTCTACGCAATCTACGCACATTGGAG GAATTGCGCGAAGAATTACATCAAATGATAAGAGACGGTAATGTCGGACGTGCGAAGGAAATCGTAGCAGAGCCGAATGGCAAATGGCTCTTAAAAGCCAAAAACTACTATG GACGCACAGCTTTGCATATAGCAGTTTTGAAAGAGAACGAAGAAGTCGTGGaacattttgtaaatatctaTCCGGAAGCTCTGAAGATTGGTGATAAT CTGGAACGCACTGTCTTGCACTATGCCATGGGCACGAATGCCATCGAAAGCTTAAGTCGCATACTCATACAAAAAGGTGCCAAGCGTACAACTAAAGATCTGAAAGGACGTCAGCCAAGTTATTACTTTATGAATAAAGCCGATATTTTGCGTTTGCAAGAGGAAGAGGAGGAGAACCGTTAA
- the LOC106627209 gene encoding uncharacterized protein isoform X3, translated as MNGQSSNQGRKRRDIDDFSVKLSTIRIWMHEKDIGKLTRILWAGQGSRLCQQASTNPRVKRFLAAVPYVMNSIKDVHQAVIDNNLETLQAKMEPPVPPALITCRDANGLNLIHKAAGLGHTKILEYLIGIWPDGIAETDITGKTPLHWAASHKNNMRCYTLLTEAGCDEEALDYKMKSPTYYRHKPHEIERAFLVYVPEAPRVSPDVATDWEALSEDTGDGGKKLDIKIPDTNGFHGRTTDDSIENTSEVDLNDGISTTEEQHAVAVINGNGDDSAPQTPAKDDEEAKDYAAEGFEEDTPLTNGATETNDVNGHDIAKAKAESEDAEVVEADGEAAVDADAEAEAPANVTADVEADADAIPEVEATEAKTNMKALNHTTTTTTNGNEEHAEQRESETAATAVDDNKDTAESDIVENKTKNEQSEETEKVEARKVESEKKTIEESETKAKEEDGQKNEGTENQVDTEEKSETVERKEVENTKDDEKETKVKENKIKDETANTESKIEETQVSELSIEPRIESGDTQMKEEKEQKPMGEKEQEQTEAEAEAKSGDKIESEVVEVQHVGEQAEDHKSDLEVNELDQKFKDVVDEIAPLDTTEAVKEILKEQKHEHENENEAATDSENETNNGYESDNEPAPDTASEHEAESEAENDDEVQVITDPQTAEKLDENHNEDKYGNGDVASSPTSSLAIEGFVSGASEDNRVQSQSAAYVHEQSDVRGAIEAGDMEQLAQIVLNGDGKKLMNMQSNNPDIQAFLSNVPNYMSKIRRVHEAAREGSLLALQQALDRRKFAIAKDDISPNGATPLHVAVLFGNTDIVRYLAARFPETTTITDNDGRTALHYAATINDNGHFYNVLTQLGANSKALDKLGNTPEFYQNKDEEAKDILNYKKLLSNFGAEELEDELLNDQGQAENGGSQMNPIFKTEQGKYLANNLADPLIKALTEIANKRPEDPVAFLANYLQNYLHKRDPTETSNSGKTNSTATITSHTGMVRRTGTGLRGDSNINGDEDRIEEDHISNADEDEETLANVDDRDEHGQSMLHFACARSHRRGALMHLIEESNIDITYRDELYRTARDVSLQANQPSNAKDIDRYVLSLAVIGDVKPFEMLAAEGYDHIVDITDDNELSIVEIAVEREHEELANFLRNLRTLEELREELHQMIRDGNVGRAKEIVAEPNGKWLLKAKNYYGRTALHIAVLKENEEVVEHFVNIYPEALKIGDNLERTVLHYAMGTNAIESLSRILIQKGAKRTTKDLKGRQPSYYFMNKADILRLQEEEEENR; from the exons ATGAACGGACAATCGTCGAACCAAGGCCGAAAGCGTCGTGACATAGATG ATTTCTCAGTCAAACTATCAACCATAAGAATATGGATGCACGAAAAGGATATTGGCAAGCTGACACGCATTCTCTGGGCCGGTCAGGGCAGTCGGCTGTGCCAGCAGGCGAGCACAAATCCGCGTGTCAAACGTTTTTTGGCAGCGGTGCCATATGTGATG aattcgATCAAGGACGTACATCAAGCCGTCATCGACAATAATTTGGAGACATTGCAGGCGAAAATGGAGCCACCGGTGCCACCGGCACTCATTACCTGTCGCGATGCGAATGGTCTGAATCTTATACACAAAGCGGCGGGTCTGGGGCATACCAAGATACTTGAGTATCTGATTGGTATTTGGCCGGATGGCATTGCCGAAACGGATATAACGGGCAAAACACCGTTACATTGGGCGGCAAGTCACAAGAATAACATGCGCTGCTATACGCTGCTCACGGAGGCCGGCTGCGATGAAGAGGCCTTGGATTAT aaaatgaaaTCGCCTACTTACTATCGCCACAAGCCGCACGAAATTGAACGTGCCTTTTTGGTTTATGTGCCGGAGGCGCCACGTGTCTCACCAGATGTCGCCACCGATTGGGAGGCGCTGAGCGAAGACACTGGCGATGGTGGCAAG AAATTAGATATTAAAATACCAGATACGAATGGTTTTCATGGTCGCACCACTGATGACAGTATTGAAAATACATCGGAGGTGGATCTGAATGATGG CATAAGCACCACGGAAGAACAACACGCCGTAGCTGTTATCAATGGCAATGGTGATGACTCAGCACCACAAACGCCAGCAAAAGATGACGAAGAAGCAAAAGATTATGCAGCGGAGGGTTTTGAAGAAGACACACCACTGACAAATGGTGCGACAGAAACAAACGACGTCAATGGACATGACATAGCTAAGGCAAAAGCCGAATCTGAGGACGCTGAAGTTGTAGAGGCTGATGGCGAAGCTGCGGTAGATGCAGATGCTGAGGCAGAAGCTCCGGCTAATGTTACGGCTGACGTCGAAGCCGATGCTGATGCCATTCCAGAGGTAGAAGCCACAGAAGCGAAG ACTAATATGAAAGCtttaaatcacacaacaacaacaacaacaaatgggaATGAAGAGCATGCGGAGCAGAGAGAGAGTGAGACAGCGGCAACAGCTGTTGACGATAACAAGGATACGGCAGAGAGCGATATTGTTGAAAATAAGACGAAAAATGAGCAAAGTGAGGAGACAGAGAAGGTAGAAGCGAGAAAAgttgaaagtgaaaagaaaaCTATCGAAGAGAGTGAAACTAAGGCCAAAGAGGAAGATGGACAAAAAAACGAAGGTACGGAAAATCAAGTAGACACAGAAGAGAAGTCAGAAACAGTTGAAAGGAAAGAAGTAGAAAATACGAAGGATGATGAAAAAGAAACCAaggttaaagaaaataaaataaaggatGAAACAGCAAATACTGAGAGTAAAATAGAAGAGACACAGGTCTCCGAGTTGTCGATAGAGCCTCGCATTGAGAGTGGAGACACGCAAATGAAAGAAGAAAAGGAACAGAAACCAATGGGTGAGAAAGAGCAAGAACAAACAGAAGCGGAAGCGGAAGCAAAGAGCGGCGATAAGATAGAGAGTGAAGTTGTCGAAGTACAGCATGTTGGAGAGCAAGCTGAAGATCATAAAAGCGATTTAGAAGTAAATGAGTTGGACCAAAAGTTTAAAGACGTAGTTGACGAAATAGCACCGCTCGATACCACAGAGGCAGTAaaggaaatattaaaagaa CAAAAACACGAACATGAAAACGAAAACGAAGCAGCAACAGACAGTGAAAATGAAACTAATAACGGATACGAATCGGATAATGAACCCGCACCCGATACCGCATCCGAACACGAAGCCGAGTCTGAAGCCGAAAACGACGACGAGGTGCAAGTAATTACAGATCCACAAACAGCCGAAAAGCTGGATGAAAATCACAACGAAGATAAATATGGCAACGGTGATGTCGCCAGTTCGCCGACCTCATCGCTGGCCATTGAGGGCTTTGTGAGTGGCGCGTCGGAGGATAATAGAGTTCAGTCGCAATCCGCTGCTTACGTACACGAA CAGTCAGATGTACGCGGAGCCATCGAGGCCGGTGACATGGAACAATTAGCGCAAATTGTACTCAACGGTGATGGTAAAAAGCTGATGAATATGCAGTCCAATAATCCGGACATACAGGCGTTTCTCAGTAATGTGCCCAATTATATG AGCAAAATTCGACGTGTGCATGAAGCGGCTCGCGAAGGTAGCCTGTTGGCTTTGCAACAAGCTTTGGATCGACGAAAGTTTGCCATTGCTAAGGATGATATCTCACCTAATGGTGCAACACCACTGCATGTGGCCGTGCTCTTTGGTAATACAG ATATTGTGCGGTATTTGGCGGCACGTTTTCCAGAAACCACCACAATCACCGACAATGATGGACGTACAGCGCTACATTATGCCGCCACAATTAATGATAATGGACACTTTTACAATGTACTCACACAGCTTGGTGCCAACAGTAAAGCTTTGGATAAG CTTGGGAACACGCCTGAGTTCTATCAAAATAAAGACGAAGAAGCCAAAGATATACTCAACTATAAAAAGTTATTGAGCAATTTTGGCGCAGAAGAGCTCGAGGATGAACTGCTGAATGATCAAG GTCAAGCTGAAAATGGCGGCAGTCAAATGAACCCCATTTTTAAAACGGAGCAAGGCAAATATTTAGCGAACA ATCTCGCTGATCCGCTCATTAAAGCTCTCACGGAAATCGCCAACAAACGGCCGGAAGACCCCGTTGCATTTCTCGCTAATTATCTGCAAAATTATCTACACAAGCGCGATCCCACAGAGACGAGTAATAGTGGCAAGACAAATTCCACCGCAACAATAACGTCCCACACAGGCATGGTGCGACGCACGGGCACGGGTTTGCGCGGTGACAGCAATATAAATGGCGATGAGGATCGCATTGAAGAAGATCACATTTCGAATGCCGATGAGGACGAGGAAACGCTAGCAAATGTTGATGATCGCGATGAGCATGGACAAAGTATGCTACATTTCGCATGTGCGCGTTCACATCGACGCGGTGCGCTAATGCATCTAATTGAGGAATCGAATATCGATATAACATATCGAGATGAATTGTATCGAACGGCGCGTGATGTATCGCTACAGGCGAATCAACCATCGAATGCGAAAGATATCGATCGTTATGTGTTATCGCTAGCTGTGATTG GTGATGTTAAGCCATTCGAAATGCTCGCTGCGGAAGGCTATGATCACATCGTAGACATTACCGACGACAACGAATTAAGTATAGTGGAAATAGCTGTCGAGCGTGAACACGAAGAGCTTGCGAACTTTCTACGCAATCTACGCACATTGGAG GAATTGCGCGAAGAATTACATCAAATGATAAGAGACGGTAATGTCGGACGTGCGAAGGAAATCGTAGCAGAGCCGAATGGCAAATGGCTCTTAAAAGCCAAAAACTACTATG GACGCACAGCTTTGCATATAGCAGTTTTGAAAGAGAACGAAGAAGTCGTGGaacattttgtaaatatctaTCCGGAAGCTCTGAAGATTGGTGATAAT CTGGAACGCACTGTCTTGCACTATGCCATGGGCACGAATGCCATCGAAAGCTTAAGTCGCATACTCATACAAAAAGGTGCCAAGCGTACAACTAAAGATCTGAAAGGACGTCAGCCAAGTTATTACTTTATGAATAAAGCCGATATTTTGCGTTTGCAAGAGGAAGAGGAGGAGAACCGTTAA